The following DNA comes from Thermodesulfobacteriota bacterium.
CCAGGACGGGCTGTTCTGGGTGATCCCGTTCTGCTTTCTGCTCTTTCAGTTGCAAAGCGGCCTTCGTTTCCGGCGGATTGTGGCCCAGGGGCTCTGTTTTCTGGCCGGAGCGGCAACCGCCGTATCTCCCCAGCTGGTCCTCTGGAAGGTGATGCACGGCCGCTGGATTCACGCGCCGGAAGCCGCCAACATCGATGTTTATAACCTTCACTTGCCGCAAATTCTGACGTCGTCCTACCATGGCCTGTTTGTCTGGACGCCGGTCGTGATGATCAGCCTGGCCGGCCTGATCCTGATGGCGCGCCACGACCCCCGGCGGGGCATCGCCCTGCTGCTGGCGGTGATGCTGCAGCTGGCCGTCAGCGCTTCCATGCGGATGTGGTGGCAGGGGGCTTCTTTTGGCCTGCGCCTGCTGGTCAATTGTACCCCCATTTTTTTTCTCGGGCTGACCTATGCCTATGCCCGGATCAGGATGGCCTGGATCCGCTGGCTGGGCGGATTGCTCGTTGTCTGGACGATCCTGCTGGGCCTGAATGTCGTGGCCGGCCGGATCGATCTTAACCGGTTCTATCCGCTGGCCGAGCTATGCCGGATTCAGGCCCGCCTGCTGGTCGATCCGGCGGGCTGGCAGCGAATGAAGGAATTTGCCGGTCTGATTCGTTATCCCGGCGGGGCCGCCATGGTGACGGCCGGAGTCGTTCTGGTCGTGACGATCCTGGTCCGGTACGGCAGGAGATTGCCCGGGGCCTGGCGACAGCGGGTTTTTTCGACCCGCGGCGCGACCGGGGCGTTGGCGACGGGCATCGCTCTTTCCGGGCTGATCGGGCTGCTGGGGGTTGCCGCGCATGACCACAAACGCCTCTGGCAGGAGGATCTGAAACGGATTGAAAACGGACTGAACAGCTATGAACGGTTTTACATAGACTATTCCTATTTCATTATGAACGGGGAATATCTGGTCGCCACCGGCCGTCTGTCGGAAGCGGCGGATGAATTTTCCCGGGCCAACGCTGTTTTCGCCATGCCGGCCTCTTTCTGGCGCCAGGCGGAAATTCTGGCGGCTGCCGGGCGGCAAGCGGAGGCCTGGGCGGTTATCGACCAGGCGCTGGAGCGGTGGCCCGACAATCAGCAGCTGCGGCGACGTGTAATGGGGGCCAGGGAACAATGGGGCAAGTGAACCCTCGACCCCTTGAATCCTTGAGCCCTCCGTACCAACTGAATTGGAGAAGAACCAAATAAAAAGGCTGCCGCCGGCTACGGTGACAGCCTTTAATTTTTTGGTGCCGAAGGCCGGACTTGAACCGGCACGGGTCGCCCCACTACCCCCTCAAGATAGCGTGTCTACCAAGTTCCACCACTTCGGCAGGAAACGATCAAGCAACTATTCTGACGCGGCCGGTGGCTGTGGCGCCGCGGGCGCTTTCTCCGCCGGCTGGCTTACCGGCGCCGGCTCATCCGTCAGAATGGATTCGGATTTCCGCGTGGCCGACGTATAGGCCAGGGTCAGGCAGGTCAGCATGAAAATAATGGCGGCGCCCGCCGTCAGCTTGGCCAGGAAGGACGTGCCGCCGGTGCTGCCGAAAAGGGTCTGGCTGCCACCGCCGCCGAAAGCCGCGCCCATGCCCGCTCCTTTTCCGGCCTGGAGCAGGATGATCACAATCAGCAGGATACAGACAATCACATGAATGAGGGTTATCAGAATACTCATTTTATTTTCCGTTAATAATTGACAATTTTGGCAAACGTATCGGCGTCCAGGCTGGCTCCGCCCACCAGGGCGCCGTCAATGTCGGCCATATTCATTAGTTCTCCGATATTGTTCGGTTTCACGCTCCCCCCGTAAAGAATGCGCAAGGCTGAAGCCAGGGGAGCACCGAACATGTTTCGGATCGCCGAACGGACATAGGCGTGAACTTCCTGGGCCTGTTCACTGGTGGCGGTTTTACCCGTGCCGATGGCCCAGACCGGTTCGTAGGCCACCACCAGATCCCGCATATCGTCCAAATCAAAGCCTTTTAATCCGTTTTGAATCTGTTTGTCAAGTACGGAAAACGTTTTTTTCGCCTCACGTTCTTCCCCGGTCTCCCCGATGCACATGACCGGAATCAGTCCGGCTGACCGGGCGGCCCTGATTTTCCTGTTGACGGTGTCGTCCGTTTCGCCGAAATACTGGCGGCGTTCGGAATGACCGATGATGGCGTAGCGGCATCCGGCGGCAG
Coding sequences within:
- the secG gene encoding preprotein translocase subunit SecG, with the protein product MSILITLIHVIVCILLIVIILLQAGKGAGMGAAFGGGGSQTLFGSTGGTSFLAKLTAGAAIIFMLTCLTLAYTSATRKSESILTDEPAPVSQPAEKAPAAPQPPAASE
- the tpiA gene encoding triose-phosphate isomerase, encoding MDQRRPLIAGNWKMFKTWQEARDTAVRLAGLVAAAAGRDIMVAPQFTALVPVCQALAGSNIGVGAQDLFWEAEGAYTGEVSPSMVAAAGCRYAIIGHSERRQYFGETDDTVNRKIRAARSAGLIPVMCIGETGEEREAKKTFSVLDKQIQNGLKGFDLDDMRDLVVAYEPVWAIGTGKTATSEQAQEVHAYVRSAIRNMFGAPLASALRILYGGSVKPNNIGELMNMADIDGALVGGASLDADTFAKIVNY